In a single window of the Arthrobacter sp. StoSoilA2 genome:
- a CDS encoding circularly permuted type 2 ATP-grasp protein — translation MSDLFQDYSEAAARSGAYDEMFAPGHVARKSYGQVAGALRELSLADVTARADSMARTFLDRGVTFDYAGEERPFPLDIVPRVIPADEWDVLERGVAQRVKALEAFLNDVYGRMAVVADGVIPRQLVTTSAHFHRAVHGFEPSGGVRVHVSGIDVVRDAEGTFRVLEDNVRVPSGVSYVLENRRAMAKGLPEAFGQQHIRPVEEYPRRLLSALRKTAPAGVDDPTVVVLTPGVFNSAYFEHTLLAGLMGVELVEGRDLICRGNRVYMRTTAGEQRVDVIYKRIDDDFLDPLQFRSDSMLGCPGLVNAARAGGVTIANAVGNGVADDKLVYSYVPDLIRYYLHEEPIIANVDTFRLEEKEAREHVLDRLEELVVKPVDGSGGKGLVIGPDASKDELDALRKRVIADPRGWIAQPVLQLSTVPTLSGDKFGPRHVDLRPFAVNDGDDVWVLPGGLTRVALKEGSLIVNSSQGGGSKDTWVLANSPQMPAEIIPRQSVTVREQVSVWPVESNWRDRQTEQQQ, via the coding sequence ATGTCTGACCTATTTCAGGATTATTCCGAGGCCGCTGCGCGCAGCGGCGCCTACGACGAGATGTTCGCCCCCGGCCACGTCGCCAGAAAATCCTACGGTCAGGTTGCCGGTGCACTGCGCGAGCTTTCCCTGGCCGATGTCACCGCCCGCGCCGACTCCATGGCACGCACGTTCCTGGACCGCGGCGTGACGTTCGACTACGCGGGGGAGGAGCGGCCGTTCCCGCTGGACATCGTCCCGCGCGTTATCCCCGCTGACGAGTGGGATGTCCTTGAGCGCGGCGTGGCACAGCGGGTCAAGGCCCTTGAAGCGTTCCTCAACGATGTATACGGCCGGATGGCCGTGGTGGCTGACGGCGTCATTCCCCGGCAACTTGTCACCACAAGCGCCCATTTCCACCGTGCCGTTCACGGCTTCGAACCGTCCGGCGGCGTCCGAGTCCACGTCTCCGGCATCGACGTCGTTCGTGATGCGGAAGGCACCTTCCGTGTCCTCGAGGACAATGTCCGCGTGCCCTCCGGCGTGAGCTATGTACTGGAGAACCGCCGCGCCATGGCCAAGGGCCTGCCCGAGGCATTCGGCCAGCAGCACATTCGGCCGGTGGAAGAGTACCCCCGCAGGCTCCTCTCAGCGCTGCGCAAGACCGCACCGGCCGGCGTCGATGATCCCACGGTTGTGGTCCTGACACCGGGCGTCTTCAACAGCGCATATTTTGAACACACCCTCCTTGCCGGACTCATGGGCGTGGAACTGGTGGAAGGCCGGGACCTGATCTGCCGCGGTAACCGTGTGTATATGCGGACCACAGCCGGCGAACAACGCGTGGATGTCATCTACAAGCGCATCGACGACGACTTCCTGGATCCCCTGCAGTTCCGTTCCGATTCCATGCTCGGTTGCCCTGGCCTGGTCAACGCCGCCCGTGCTGGAGGCGTAACCATCGCCAACGCGGTGGGCAACGGCGTAGCCGATGACAAGCTCGTGTACAGTTACGTGCCTGACCTGATCCGGTACTACCTTCACGAAGAGCCGATCATTGCCAACGTCGACACTTTCCGGCTCGAGGAAAAGGAAGCCAGGGAACATGTTCTGGACCGCTTGGAGGAACTGGTGGTCAAGCCCGTCGATGGTTCAGGCGGCAAGGGCCTGGTCATCGGCCCGGATGCTTCCAAGGACGAGCTTGATGCTTTGCGGAAGCGCGTGATTGCAGATCCTCGTGGCTGGATCGCACAGCCTGTCCTTCAACTCTCCACGGTGCCCACGCTCTCCGGAGACAAATTCGGCCCGCGGCACGTGGACCTCCGCCCCTTTGCAGTCAACGACGGCGACGACGTCTGGGTCCTTCCCGGCGGCCTGACCCGGGTGGCACTCAAGGAAGGTTCCCTGATTGTGAATTCCAGCCAGGGCGGCGGTTCCAAGGACACCTGGGTGTTGGCCAATTCGCCACAAATGCCTGCCGAGATCATTCCGCGCCAGTCCGTGACGGTCCGCGAGCAGGTTTCCGTGTGGCCGGTGGAAAGCAATTGGCGGGACCGCCAGACGGAGCAGCAGCAGTGA
- a CDS encoding lipoate--protein ligase family protein, which yields MERMTSQPAPEEHPNDIHDNYDGVTRLHGEYKVPGGKLVVVDLDVRDGRLANVSLSGDFFLEPDEALQDINAALTGLPVTTPAADIAAAVSAGLPPESVLFGFSAEAVAVTVRRALSKATGWSDHQWEVIPPSVLPTHVNVALDEVLTEAVGAGRRNPTLRFWDWEEPSVVIGSFQSVRNEVDPEGVSRHGITVVRRISGGGAMFMEAGNCITYSLYVPQTLVDGISFADSYAFLDAWVMAALEKLGITAFYVPLNDIATEQGKIGGAAQKRLANGGMLHHVTMSYDIDADKMVEVLRIGKEKLSDKGTRSAKKRVDPLRRQTGLARAAIIEAMQEVFVERYGAVESRLSDDELSEARKRVETKFGTEEWLNRVP from the coding sequence ATGGAACGCATGACGTCCCAGCCCGCACCCGAAGAACACCCTAACGACATTCACGACAATTACGACGGCGTCACCCGCCTTCACGGGGAGTATAAAGTTCCCGGGGGCAAACTCGTGGTGGTGGACCTGGATGTCCGGGATGGCCGGCTGGCCAACGTTTCACTGAGCGGGGACTTCTTCCTGGAGCCCGACGAAGCCCTGCAGGACATCAATGCCGCGCTGACTGGCCTGCCCGTGACGACCCCGGCTGCAGACATCGCCGCGGCTGTCTCAGCAGGGTTGCCCCCGGAGTCCGTACTGTTTGGATTCTCTGCAGAGGCGGTTGCCGTGACTGTCCGCCGTGCGCTGTCCAAAGCCACGGGGTGGTCCGACCACCAATGGGAAGTTATACCGCCGTCGGTCCTGCCCACCCACGTCAACGTGGCACTGGACGAAGTACTCACCGAGGCGGTGGGAGCAGGCCGTAGAAATCCCACCCTGCGGTTCTGGGACTGGGAAGAACCTTCAGTGGTCATCGGGAGTTTCCAGTCCGTCCGGAACGAGGTCGATCCTGAAGGCGTGTCCAGGCATGGCATCACGGTGGTTCGCCGTATCAGTGGTGGCGGTGCAATGTTCATGGAAGCAGGCAACTGCATCACCTACTCCCTTTACGTACCGCAGACGTTGGTGGATGGCATCAGTTTCGCTGATTCCTACGCCTTCCTTGATGCATGGGTCATGGCAGCGCTGGAGAAGCTTGGCATCACGGCTTTCTACGTTCCCCTCAATGACATCGCCACCGAGCAGGGCAAGATCGGGGGTGCGGCCCAGAAACGGCTGGCCAACGGAGGGATGCTCCACCACGTGACCATGAGCTATGACATCGACGCCGACAAGATGGTGGAGGTCCTGCGCATCGGGAAGGAAAAGCTCTCAGACAAGGGCACGCGCAGCGCCAAAAAACGGGTGGACCCGTTGCGCCGTCAGACGGGCTTGGCCCGCGCCGCCATCATTGAGGCCATGCAGGAAGTTTTTGTGGAACGCTACGGCGCAGTTGAATCCCGACTCTCGGACGATGAACTTTCGGAAGCCCGAAAGCGGGTTGAAACGAAGTTCGGCACGGAGGAGTGGTTGAACAGGGTTCCTTAG
- a CDS encoding SDR family NAD(P)-dependent oxidoreductase, with product MSSTDLTPEEIQACLKVLTTIHVYDEEHPDYVAVRRATGKMFKAVKRHRRVTKRDLIAEADRAVIALTATAAPDRIDDETRGNKLAPSATGEVAGHLIRSRPCYICKQHYTQVDAFYHQLCPECAAFSHSKRDARTDMTGRNALLTGGRAKIGMYIALRLLRDGAHTTITTRFPKDAARRFAAMEDSADWLHRLRIVGIDLRDPAQVMALTDSLNKAGPLDIIINNAAQTVRRSGNAYKPLVDAEDEPLPAALDAANGGPELVTFGHAHDKHPLALASSVTEHPVLAGDAITSLALSTGSASLARIESGTAIDAGGLVPDLATINSWTQVVDEVDPLEMLEVQLCNVTAPFLLVSRLRDAMKRSTARRKYIVNVSAMEGQFSRAYKGPGHPHTNMAKAALNMMTRTSAQEMLDSDGILMTAVDTGWITDERPHYTKVRLMEEGFHAPLDLVDGAARVYDPIVMGENGEDQYGVFLKDYKPSPW from the coding sequence ATGAGCTCCACCGATCTGACGCCTGAAGAGATCCAGGCCTGCCTCAAGGTTCTGACCACAATCCACGTCTATGACGAGGAGCACCCGGACTACGTCGCGGTCCGTCGTGCAACGGGCAAGATGTTCAAAGCAGTCAAGCGGCACCGCCGCGTCACCAAGCGGGACCTGATCGCGGAAGCCGACCGTGCAGTCATTGCCCTCACCGCAACAGCTGCGCCGGACCGCATCGATGATGAAACCCGCGGCAACAAGCTTGCTCCTTCAGCCACCGGCGAGGTCGCGGGCCATCTGATCCGCTCACGTCCCTGCTACATCTGCAAGCAGCACTACACGCAGGTGGATGCGTTCTACCACCAGCTATGCCCCGAGTGCGCTGCCTTCAGCCACAGTAAACGCGATGCCCGCACGGACATGACCGGCCGCAATGCGCTGTTGACCGGTGGCCGCGCCAAGATCGGTATGTACATTGCGCTCCGGCTGCTCAGGGATGGCGCCCACACCACCATCACAACACGCTTCCCCAAAGACGCGGCACGTCGGTTTGCCGCCATGGAAGACAGCGCGGATTGGCTGCACCGCCTGAGGATCGTTGGCATCGACCTCCGTGATCCCGCCCAGGTGATGGCACTGACGGACTCCCTGAACAAGGCCGGCCCGCTGGACATCATCATCAACAATGCCGCGCAAACCGTGCGACGCTCCGGCAACGCCTACAAACCCTTGGTTGACGCCGAGGACGAGCCCTTGCCGGCCGCATTGGACGCTGCCAACGGAGGCCCCGAACTGGTCACGTTCGGCCACGCCCATGACAAGCATCCACTGGCCCTGGCCAGCAGCGTCACCGAACATCCTGTCCTTGCCGGAGACGCCATCACTTCCCTGGCGCTTTCTACTGGTTCGGCGTCTTTGGCCCGGATCGAATCCGGAACGGCTATCGATGCCGGCGGGCTGGTCCCCGACCTCGCCACTATCAACAGCTGGACGCAGGTAGTGGACGAAGTGGATCCGCTCGAAATGCTCGAGGTGCAGCTATGCAACGTAACGGCTCCGTTCCTGCTGGTCAGCCGCCTGCGCGATGCCATGAAACGCTCAACGGCACGCCGAAAGTACATCGTGAACGTTTCGGCCATGGAAGGGCAGTTCTCCCGTGCCTACAAGGGTCCGGGACATCCTCACACCAACATGGCCAAAGCTGCCCTGAACATGATGACGCGCACCAGCGCCCAGGAGATGTTGGATTCCGATGGCATCCTCATGACCGCCGTGGACACCGGTTGGATCACGGATGAACGCCCGCATTACACCAAGGTGCGGCTCATGGAAGAAGGATTCCACGCGCCCTTGGACCTGGTGGACGGTGCTGCCCGCGTGTACGACCCCATCGTGATGGGCGAGAACGGCGAGGACCAGTACGGGGTATTCCTCAAGGACTACAAGCCCTCCCCCTGGTAA
- a CDS encoding alpha-E domain-containing protein: MLSRIAESLFWIGRYVERADGTARILDVHLERLNHLPLEEQRSVARELLAVMGAKPQSEDFGLPELLHALAYDKQSASSIAGSLGAARENARRARETVSQSLWESLNTTYYGLSQHRKDVVGTYRFCNWVLERTAMVRGLADTTVSHDESWLFMVLGRSLERADMTARMLSTRDVQSAGMSWVNMLRCAGAYESFIRTRRAAFGDQHAAEFLLLDRLFPRSIVYALRDADECLAKLDPSAQRVGFINDARRIVGQARTFLEFHRTDDLMSELPEHMERVQKAVTQASDAISRKYFNQADEHAWVGEVS, from the coding sequence ATGCTGAGCCGTATTGCCGAGTCACTTTTCTGGATCGGACGCTATGTAGAGCGCGCCGACGGCACTGCCAGGATCCTGGACGTACACCTGGAGCGCTTGAACCACCTGCCCCTTGAAGAGCAACGCAGTGTGGCCCGCGAACTCCTCGCCGTCATGGGTGCGAAACCACAAAGCGAAGACTTCGGCCTGCCCGAGCTGCTGCATGCGCTTGCCTATGACAAGCAGAGCGCGTCCTCCATTGCCGGCTCGCTTGGCGCCGCCCGCGAGAACGCCCGCAGGGCCCGGGAGACCGTCTCGCAGTCACTCTGGGAAAGCCTCAACACCACCTATTACGGCCTGAGCCAGCATCGCAAGGACGTCGTGGGAACCTACCGTTTCTGCAATTGGGTCCTTGAGCGGACCGCCATGGTGCGCGGGCTGGCGGATACCACCGTCAGCCATGACGAGAGCTGGCTGTTCATGGTTCTCGGGCGTTCGCTTGAACGTGCGGACATGACAGCACGCATGTTGTCCACACGGGATGTACAGTCCGCGGGAATGTCCTGGGTGAACATGCTGCGGTGTGCTGGCGCGTACGAGTCCTTCATCCGGACCCGTAGGGCCGCATTTGGCGACCAGCACGCGGCCGAGTTCCTGCTTCTCGACCGGTTGTTCCCCCGCTCGATCGTCTATGCCCTGCGCGACGCGGACGAGTGCCTGGCAAAGCTGGATCCTTCAGCACAGCGGGTTGGCTTCATCAACGATGCCCGTCGGATTGTTGGGCAGGCCAGAACGTTCCTTGAGTTCCACAGGACGGATGACCTGATGTCCGAATTGCCGGAGCATATGGAACGTGTGCAGAAGGCTGTAACCCAGGCTTCGGACGCGATTTCCCGTAAGTACTTCAATCAGGCTGATGAGCACGCCTGGGTGGGAGAAGTTTCATGA
- a CDS encoding putative sulfate exporter family transporter, translating to MPLNSLAPHLSRLGPGLVLSIAATGVAFTVHAVFPALGVIPVMTLAVALGLLSANIPGTAVWAAGRARPGLDFAGKHLMRAGIVLLGLKVSMGDVLGLGWLSLLLIAAVVLLSFAGTYGLAKMLRLPDEAALLIATGFSICGASAIGAMAAVRRVKHQDTVLPVALVTLCGTLAIGVLPLLMHPLGLNPEQFGAWTGASVHDVGQVVATAQTAGTAALAVAVVVKLTRVVLLAPIAAAAGLHQRVMHVRRRANTESGQSGKHDGDGRFPPIVPLFVLGFIAMVGVRTLGWAPPAVLEAAAGVQDILLATALFGLGSAVRVRTLVNTGGRAVAVALGSWLLIAMLGLGAVWIMIR from the coding sequence ATGCCCTTGAACAGTCTTGCGCCCCACCTGTCCCGGCTGGGGCCGGGGCTGGTCCTGAGTATTGCCGCAACGGGGGTTGCCTTCACCGTCCACGCGGTGTTTCCGGCATTGGGGGTTATTCCCGTCATGACGCTCGCTGTCGCACTGGGCCTGCTCTCTGCAAATATACCGGGCACTGCTGTCTGGGCGGCGGGGCGCGCCCGGCCGGGCCTGGACTTCGCCGGGAAGCACCTGATGCGTGCAGGGATCGTCCTGCTTGGACTCAAGGTCAGCATGGGCGATGTCCTCGGGTTGGGGTGGTTGTCACTGCTTCTGATTGCAGCCGTGGTGTTGCTGAGTTTCGCGGGGACCTATGGACTCGCCAAGATGCTCCGCCTTCCTGACGAGGCGGCACTCCTGATCGCCACCGGGTTCTCCATATGCGGTGCGTCGGCCATCGGTGCCATGGCAGCGGTAAGGCGGGTCAAGCACCAGGACACCGTACTTCCGGTGGCGCTGGTGACCTTGTGCGGCACCCTGGCGATTGGGGTGCTCCCCCTCCTCATGCACCCCTTGGGTTTGAACCCGGAACAATTCGGAGCGTGGACCGGTGCGTCCGTGCATGATGTCGGCCAAGTGGTTGCCACGGCCCAGACTGCGGGGACAGCGGCGCTGGCTGTCGCCGTCGTCGTCAAATTGACGCGCGTGGTCCTCTTGGCGCCGATCGCCGCGGCAGCAGGGCTGCACCAGCGGGTGATGCACGTACGGCGGCGGGCGAACACTGAATCAGGCCAATCAGGAAAGCACGACGGCGATGGCCGGTTTCCGCCGATTGTCCCTTTGTTTGTCCTCGGCTTCATCGCGATGGTGGGTGTTCGCACCTTGGGTTGGGCGCCCCCGGCAGTTCTGGAAGCCGCCGCTGGAGTGCAGGACATCCTGCTCGCGACCGCCCTGTTTGGGCTCGGTTCCGCGGTGCGTGTGCGCACCCTCGTTAATACCGGCGGGCGTGCCGTTGCTGTGGCGCTGGGATCGTGGCTGCTGATCGCAATGCTGGGCCTGGGCGCCGTATGGATCATGATTAGATAG
- the pepN gene encoding aminopeptidase N yields the protein MSNHNLSRDEAATRSALITTHSYDVTLDVRDVADPATAGYPSTSTIRFSANPGSATFLDFISGGVKSVMLNGKVLDVDRVVDRDRIILEDLAAENTVTVTGTALYSRSGEGMHRFVDPADGQCYLYTQYEPADSRRVFANFEQPDLKAEFTFHVIAPAGWEVASNGVQTARTPLADDAAAWSWDFATTKRMSTYITTILAGPYFKATDHWGATLDDGSRLDVPLALYCRASLAESFDADELFRLTKSGLAFFNELFDYPYPWGKYDQAFVPEYNLGAMENPGLVTFTEKYVYASRATDAQYQARANTLMHEMAHMWFGDLVTMTWWDDLWLKESFADYMGTLGVDRATDWDTAWVNFASKRKAWAYVQDQLPTTHPIVADIPDLEAAKQNFDGITYAKGASVLKQLVSYVGFDDFIAGSRQYFRDHGFGNTSLEDLLQALTVASGRDLAGWARQWLQTSGISTITADIVDDNGIMGAVTLQQDATDPLTGKQELRPHRLRLGLYGPDSSGHLVRSESIELDVSGPSTLVAELAGKPRPALLLVNDEDLSYAKVRLDALSEHTVRSSLGTIQDPMARALCWTALWDSARDGATPAVRYVAAVEQFAPTETGIGVLLNVLGNAATAIERYVPAVMREGVRKDFLAVAAAQLQSAAPGSDHQLAWARTLADVSRHGDSELPLLRAILEGATVIDGLAVDAELRWSFWQALAAHGQAMQRELDAELEADKTASGREGHAVASSARPDVSIKAAAWDAAVNTTGLSNEILSATITGFTIAPRELLQPYIEPYFECLERVWAERSIEIAGRIVRGLYPGAQDLSAGMEPVAHPVLVTTDRWLHEHSDAPRALRRIIIEQRSHLLRALTAQAAG from the coding sequence GTGTCGAATCACAATCTCTCGCGCGACGAAGCCGCAACACGTTCAGCCCTGATCACCACCCATAGCTACGACGTCACCCTCGATGTCCGCGACGTGGCAGATCCCGCAACCGCCGGCTACCCGAGCACCAGCACCATCAGGTTTTCTGCCAATCCCGGCTCAGCTACTTTCCTGGATTTCATCAGCGGCGGAGTGAAGTCCGTGATGCTGAACGGCAAGGTCCTGGACGTTGACCGGGTGGTGGACCGGGACAGGATCATCCTGGAGGACCTGGCCGCCGAAAACACGGTCACCGTTACAGGAACCGCGCTCTACAGCCGCTCCGGAGAGGGCATGCACCGTTTCGTCGACCCAGCCGATGGCCAGTGCTATCTCTACACCCAGTACGAACCGGCCGACAGCCGCCGCGTCTTCGCCAACTTTGAGCAGCCCGACCTCAAAGCCGAATTCACTTTCCACGTGATCGCTCCGGCAGGCTGGGAAGTTGCCTCCAATGGCGTGCAGACCGCCCGAACGCCCCTGGCGGATGATGCCGCAGCCTGGAGCTGGGATTTTGCCACCACCAAGCGGATGTCCACCTACATCACCACAATCCTCGCCGGGCCCTACTTCAAGGCCACTGACCATTGGGGAGCAACGCTCGACGACGGCAGCCGCCTTGACGTCCCACTGGCCCTCTACTGCCGGGCGTCTTTGGCGGAGTCGTTCGATGCCGATGAACTCTTCCGGCTGACCAAGAGCGGGCTGGCGTTCTTCAACGAACTTTTCGACTACCCCTATCCTTGGGGCAAATACGATCAGGCGTTCGTGCCCGAGTACAACCTCGGCGCCATGGAAAACCCGGGGCTGGTGACGTTCACCGAGAAGTACGTCTACGCTTCCCGGGCAACAGACGCGCAGTACCAGGCGCGCGCCAACACACTGATGCACGAGATGGCCCACATGTGGTTCGGTGACCTCGTCACTATGACCTGGTGGGACGACCTCTGGCTGAAGGAGTCCTTTGCCGACTACATGGGGACCCTCGGCGTGGACCGGGCCACTGACTGGGATACGGCATGGGTGAACTTCGCCAGCAAACGTAAAGCCTGGGCCTATGTACAGGACCAGCTGCCTACCACGCACCCCATCGTTGCCGACATTCCGGACCTCGAAGCGGCCAAGCAAAACTTTGATGGAATCACCTATGCCAAAGGGGCCTCTGTTCTGAAGCAGTTGGTGTCCTACGTAGGCTTTGACGACTTTATCGCCGGGTCCCGCCAGTATTTCCGGGACCACGGGTTCGGCAACACCTCGCTAGAGGACCTTCTGCAAGCGCTCACCGTCGCGTCGGGAAGGGACCTTGCCGGCTGGGCGCGCCAGTGGCTGCAGACATCAGGCATTTCCACCATCACGGCAGACATTGTGGATGACAACGGGATCATGGGCGCCGTGACGCTCCAACAGGATGCGACCGACCCCCTGACGGGCAAGCAGGAGTTGCGGCCCCACCGACTCCGGCTGGGCCTGTACGGCCCCGATTCCTCCGGCCACCTCGTCCGGAGCGAGAGCATCGAGCTGGACGTCTCTGGCCCGAGCACGTTGGTGGCCGAACTTGCAGGAAAGCCCCGGCCCGCCCTGTTGCTGGTCAACGATGAGGACCTCAGCTACGCGAAGGTGCGTCTGGACGCCCTTTCGGAGCACACAGTCCGGAGTTCCCTGGGCACCATCCAGGACCCCATGGCACGTGCGCTGTGCTGGACCGCACTGTGGGATTCGGCTCGCGATGGCGCAACCCCAGCGGTACGGTACGTTGCCGCCGTCGAACAGTTCGCACCCACCGAAACCGGCATCGGCGTCCTCCTGAACGTGCTGGGCAATGCAGCCACGGCTATCGAACGTTATGTCCCCGCGGTCATGCGGGAAGGCGTGCGTAAGGACTTTCTGGCGGTCGCCGCGGCCCAATTGCAATCCGCAGCCCCTGGATCCGACCACCAGCTTGCCTGGGCCAGAACCCTGGCCGATGTTTCCAGGCACGGCGACAGCGAACTTCCCCTGCTGCGGGCCATCCTGGAAGGCGCCACGGTCATTGACGGCCTGGCCGTCGACGCTGAACTGCGCTGGAGTTTCTGGCAGGCCCTCGCCGCCCACGGACAAGCCATGCAGCGCGAGCTGGATGCTGAACTTGAGGCCGACAAGACGGCCTCCGGCCGGGAAGGCCATGCAGTAGCCTCCTCGGCCCGTCCTGACGTCTCCATAAAGGCGGCAGCGTGGGACGCAGCCGTCAACACTACCGGGCTATCCAACGAGATCCTCAGTGCAACAATTACGGGTTTCACCATTGCCCCCAGAGAGCTCCTGCAGCCATACATTGAGCCCTACTTCGAATGCCTGGAACGTGTCTGGGCTGAGCGCAGTATCGAAATTGCAGGCAGGATCGTCAGGGGTCTCTACCCCGGCGCTCAGGATTTGTCGGCCGGAATGGAGCCGGTCGCCCATCCAGTGCTGGTGACGACCGACCGGTGGCTGCATGAACATAGCGACGCACCCCGTGCTTTGCGCCGCATCATCATCGAACAGCGTAGCCACCTGCTGCGGGCTCTGACCGCACAGGCAGCCGGGTAA
- a CDS encoding transglutaminase family protein, with protein sequence MTRLSIVHKTAYKYNRRVTLSYNEARMTPLTDGQQVVLESSLKVSPNQASVSTYRDYWGTRVTAFDMQMPHESLEVLATATVEVHRTERVASEDDIVGWDVIASEKIQDEFSDWLPQSRLSGPGEEVLGIIPGVVDGKNPHEAALAIFSWMAGEMTYMKGTTGVTTNAEQAWTQRQGVCQDLAHLAIGALRSRGIPARYVSGYIHPRSSADIGETVAGQSHAWLEWWDGEWRSWDPTNHKPAGDYHVTVARGRDYRDVPPLKGILSGGGGSGLSVSVEITRLA encoded by the coding sequence ATGACCCGGCTTAGCATCGTCCACAAGACGGCCTACAAATACAACCGACGCGTGACGTTGTCCTACAACGAGGCGCGGATGACTCCATTGACCGACGGCCAGCAGGTGGTCCTGGAATCCTCGCTGAAGGTTTCACCCAATCAGGCCTCGGTCAGCACCTACCGCGACTACTGGGGCACGCGCGTCACTGCCTTCGATATGCAGATGCCCCACGAGAGCCTTGAGGTCCTTGCCACGGCCACAGTGGAAGTGCACCGGACCGAACGTGTGGCATCCGAGGACGACATCGTGGGCTGGGACGTCATCGCCTCGGAAAAGATCCAGGACGAATTCAGCGATTGGCTGCCCCAGTCCCGGTTAAGCGGCCCGGGTGAGGAAGTCCTCGGCATCATTCCAGGCGTGGTGGACGGCAAGAACCCCCATGAGGCGGCGTTGGCCATCTTTTCGTGGATGGCCGGCGAGATGACGTACATGAAGGGCACCACAGGTGTAACGACGAATGCGGAACAGGCGTGGACGCAACGCCAGGGTGTGTGCCAGGACCTTGCGCATTTGGCCATTGGCGCCTTGCGTAGCCGCGGCATACCAGCGCGCTACGTTTCGGGCTACATCCATCCGCGGTCATCCGCTGACATCGGCGAAACGGTTGCCGGGCAGTCCCACGCGTGGCTGGAGTGGTGGGACGGCGAATGGCGCAGCTGGGATCCCACCAACCATAAGCCTGCCGGTGACTACCACGTGACCGTGGCGAGGGGCCGGGACTACCGGGATGTTCCGCCGCTGAAAGGCATTCTTTCCGGTGGCGGAGGTTCGGGGCTATCCGTTTCCGTGGAGATCACCCGCCTCGCGTAA
- a CDS encoding type B 50S ribosomal protein L31 has translation MKSDIHPKYEAVVFNDLASGTKFLTKSTVSSSKTIEWEDGNTYPVIDVEISSESHPFYTGKQRIMDSAGRVERFNARFKGFGGSK, from the coding sequence ATGAAGTCTGATATCCACCCGAAGTACGAAGCTGTTGTTTTCAACGACCTGGCTTCCGGCACGAAGTTCCTGACCAAGTCGACTGTGTCTTCCTCGAAGACCATCGAATGGGAAGACGGAAACACCTACCCGGTTATCGACGTCGAAATCTCTTCGGAGTCCCACCCGTTCTACACGGGCAAGCAGCGCATCATGGACTCCGCTGGCCGCGTCGAGCGCTTCAACGCTCGCTTCAAGGGCTTCGGTGGCTCGAAGTAA